The Periplaneta americana isolate PAMFEO1 chromosome 16, P.americana_PAMFEO1_priV1, whole genome shotgun sequence genome segment AGTGCTTGGAGAAAAATCCAAGAATTAGGGCTTCAGGCTGCATAcaacgatgacgatgataatacaGTACAATGAGACAAAAATTCGGTGAGCTACTTAGTTTCGCCTTCGTGCCTGTAGTTTCACCAATTTTTTATTCTTTGTCCCCAGACAAATGGCAGATTTTGCTAAATACTTTCAGAGGACATATAAGTTATTGGTGTTTGAGCCAGAGGTCGTCGTCCTGCAGTTGAAGCTCGATATCAGCCAGTGTTATGGAACCAGTTCCAAGCAGCTAGAAACAACGAGCCTCGTACGAATAATATCACCGAAACCTAGGACACCAGGTTCGCAAGCATTGTAGCTAAAAAGTATCCATCATTATACAAGCTAATACACCACTTACAGATATTGACACGATGGCCCGGGAGTTGAATGTTGGACGTCGAATCAGAGAACCACATAAATGAAAGTACTAGAACCTGAATGTTAGGCTGCTGAACATTGTATCCCGGTGTGATGATTACAAAGATGATGGTAATATTATTGGATATCTGCATGCTTGTAgtcataaaatggaaatttaaattatggtgtttGACAGAACTACGAAATTAAAActgtaatacataaaacaataaaattatagccTACATTTCGGACAATTTTCTTTGGTTAAACTTTCATTTGGATTAATAATTTTGGGCAAATTATCCACTGGACGACTGTTGCGAGTATGAATATGCTCCTGGGCGAAAATTCACTGGATGAATTGGCACCAAACCATATCAGAAACCTTACAATACTCGTATAACAATCCGTCTGTTTATTTTGAGAAATTGTTGTCTGACTGATCTATTGCTTAAAAACTTGAGCATTTTCCCTTAGTGTAATGTACAGTCACCTAGAAAGTACCGTTGTAATTTCAGATGCAAAGTTATAGGCGTACAGAATAGCTGATATAGAACCGTTCttacatataaataatttcatctaaaatttggaaaattttaaatttaatctgTTGTGTCTGTATAGTTGCAGAAACAGATTTTTCTTTCATTAAACAGGACATACTCATATTATTCTAAACAgagtcattttatatttttgtacaagAACGTCACAGGAATATCCAAAGGAAAGAAGAGTAtgttacaattgtttaaaatttcaGTGTAGACATTGATCCGCAAAGTATTTTCTATGTAattggattttttattttaatccgtAGTTACTACTGTAATAAGAGTTCATCATCTGGAATAAAGACATAGTGCTTTTGGcatttgtaatttttctttaactATAAATTTCTAAAGTATAGCTAAGTATATAAGTATATTggcatattattttaaagtttatgcacggataaataatataaaaatatgatctACAAATACGTTGAtgacaaaaaaataattttgagacaaatattgttttaaatgtaGTACAAAATTATCCGTTCTTAAAGTACTTTAATAACTTTCACTACTTGTTAGCAGAGAGAGTTATGATACGTCACATCTAATAAGGACGGTATTATAAAAGAGTTTCTCTGTGTACTTTTGcagctaaaattacaaaaatcctTCATAAATGACTGCAAGTTACAATACTGAAAAAATGTACAAGGTTTCTAGCAGTATAATTGTCAGATCACGGAAAAAGAATGCTACCTCCAAGCATTATGTATTCTAAGAATGTTTAGATTATTACTAAACGATGCACCTACatgttttatttatgtacaaaaaCTATTTTACCATGTGTTCcacattaagaaattaaaaatggtaCAAATGGTAAGTGTTCCAACAAGATTATTTTGAAAGCGGAAACGTACATTCAGAGATGTCAAGTTAATGCTCCACGAACTCTTAAACTCTCAGGTGAATAATTTAAtgtgtgtacaaaacatttttaacttattttatgttgcaaatattttaaaactcatattaaTTCTTTGAATTGGTGCTCACCGCCCTCGACACTTGTAGTACAACGCCGAAAGATATTCTGCCGCACTATTTCAATGTCCCCGGTGTTTGTTGTACGACTAGACAGACAACTAGGATTCTTGCAACAAATTTCTCGTCAATTTACAATGCAGTTTCGGAAATTAGGGCTTTAATGCGTCTCCAAAGGAAAAAAGGGACAGTAGTGAGGTATGGTGATCGCGGTGGCCAAGGTATGGGACCTCGTCAAATACAACCGAGAGAATGTGATATCCAGGTTTCGACGCACGTCAACATCCAAGGTAACAGGCTCCTCTGCCGTATAATGCACCAGTAAATATTGTACTTAGTTAACATAATACGCGATTGTTTACTATTTTATAAGCAAGTCAGCTACTGCCACAAAACGCCTGTATTCGAACTCTGACGCAGCTGGTATACTAGGACGCTAGCATACTTTTCGGACGCTATAACAGAAATTTAGCGTGTAATTATTACCTTAAAATGGTATCTTCGACCAATGGTTCCCTATCCCAATATACTCATGATGAACTCTTCTATCACCTATATAATTTTGATTCTATTAATCTTGAATGCCTCGATTATCATATTACTTCATTGGTGTCACATTATCTCATTGTCTTCAAAATAATATCTGGAGTTAAAAAGGACTGAAGTATACATTATTGAATTGTTATTCTACCCATATACAATTAGACTTCAATGTTTAACTCATGCTAAACTAATGATAGTGAGTAATTTCTTTTACAACcattttattcacataatttcATAAAACAAATAGGCTACATCAAATAAGACGGTTAAACATGCAAGtgtgaaatttgatccgaacaagtgtaacattttaaaattccttttcagaactaaaagttatattttgttcgcatcaaatttctgctcatctaaaggacaaaactaaaattctttgaatcatttattatcttaatacattgccctcttaaattgactgagaatattgagaattagatcaatggctttcccaaaacacgctatgaaatgtttgatataaaacaatttttatctcggaaaggaagcaaaaaggagcaaaattgtattaaacgtttttgtttgaaatatgtggaggaataaccccctgaaattaatgacattacttacggttcaccatgTATATTGAGGATTTGTCACTTTAAAAGAGCCGGACTCTGATATTAACTTCTGGCCTCAAACTTGAAATAGGAAAGCAAACTGATTATTCTCGATATCAGTATAAAATACAGTTAATATTAATGTTACATGCAACGCGCGTGTTGACTTACTATAAGGAAGAGTGAAGAAAGTCGACGAATTGGAAACGTACTGAATCCGGACAATTGTGGATCCTCATTCCATACATTCTTTGGACATCTACGCACTGTAGTATGGTCCCTCCACTGTCATATAAAAAGGAGCAACGATTTTTAAAATGACATAAGCTTGTATACCAACTTCAAGCAACCACCTACCACGGTTAGCATGGCAACTTTAACAGTAAGTACTCACAATAATTTCTTATGGTAataataaccttaaaataaatgttatattctAATTTATACCAATATAAAGAAAGAGATCATATTTAACTCTAATTCGTTCTCAGATCGCTGCAGTACTTCTTGTGCTCTGTGCCGCATCATTTGGTGATCATCATGAAGAACATCACCATGTAAGAATCTTTTTTCGAAATTCTGGAAAAATAAACTTAgcctaattttattataacttatttataataagaaatatggATGTTTACCAAGAAACTCGTTAAAATTTGGTATATTTCTAAAATTACCAAAAAATCTAAATTATCGGAACAgctttcaatttcttaaaccataaatatattttaatatcaatttaatgtaaacacaaataatatatatcaGTACAGATCTAAAAAGTGCAATCATTATATATTGCTGTCAAATTGCATTCATTTTCACCGCTACGATTTTCTTCAACAGGCACACCCAAAGTACGAGTTCAAGTACGGAGTGAAGGATCCACACACTCACGACATCAAGGAACAGGCTGAGAAACGAGATGGCCACAAAGTCGAGGGTCACTACATGTTGGTGGAACCTGATGGAACTATCCGTACTGTACACTACAATGCTGACAAACACACCGGATTCCACGCTCACGTGCACAGAGCAGGTCACGCTATTCACCCCATCCATCATGAGAAGAAGGTAGAAACCCACCACCACAAATCTGAAGAAGGCGAATCTCACCACAAGGCATCCAGCTACAGCAACTCACACTTGCATGTTTAGCCGTCTTATTTGacgtagcctatttatttatgaaattatgtgaataaaatggttgtaaaacaaattactcactagcatttgtttagcATGAGTTCAACATTGAAGCCTAATTGTATATGGGTAGAATAATGATTTAATAATGTATCCGTCATTCCTTTTTAACTGCATATATTATTTCGAAGACAATGAGATAATGTGACACGAATGAAGTAATGTGGTAATCCAGGCATTCAAGATTAATAGAATCAAAATTATATAGATAATAGAAGGGTTCATTACGTATATATTTAGATAGGGAACCAATGGTCGGAGATACCATTTTAAGATAATAATTACACGCTAATTTCTGTTGTAGCGTCCGAAAAGTATGCAAGCCTGCTAGCACATCAGCTGTGTCAAAGTTTGAATACAGATTTTTTGTGGCAGTAGCTGACTTGCTTATAAAACAGTAAACAATCACCTATTATGTTTATTCAGTACGCTATATACTGGTGCATTATACGGCAGAGAAGCCTGTTAAATTGGATGTTGACGTGCGCCGTAACCTGGATATCACATTCTCTCAGTTGGATTGGACGAGGAGGTCTCATACCTTGGCCGTCGCGATCACCAAACCTCACTATCGTGCCCTTTTTTCCTTTGGAGACACATTAAAGCCCTAATTTACGAAATTGCATTGTAAATTGACGAGAAATTGGTTACAAGAATCCTAGTTGTCTGTCTAGTCGTACAACAAACACCGGGAACATCGAAATAGTGAGGCAGAGTATCTTTCGGCGTTGTACTACAAGTGTCGAGGGCGGTGAGCACCAATTCAAAGAATTGCTATgagttgtaaaatattttcaaagtaaAGTAGCTTAAAAATGTTTCGGACACATATTACATTATTCAACTGAGAGTTTAAGAGTTCGTGGAACATTAACTTGACATCTCCGAATGTTCGTTCCCTCTCTCAAAATAACCATGTTGGAACACTTACCATTTATACCATTTTTAATTCCTTAATGTGGAACACTTGGTAAAATAGTTTTTGTACCTAAATAACACTTGTAGGCGCATCGTTTAGTACTAATCTAAACATTCTTGGAATAGAGAGTACATGGAGGTAGCATTCTTTTTCCGTTATCTGACAATTATACTACTAGAAACATTGTATTTTCAGTATTGTAACTTGCAGTGATTTATGAaggatttttgtaattttagctaCAAAAGTAGACCGAGAAACTCTTTTATAATACCGTCCTTATTAGATGTGACGTATCAGAATTCTTTGTGCTAACAAGTAGAGAAAGTTATTCAAATacttgaagaatggaaaatttcGTACtacatttaaaacaatatttatctcacaattatttttttttgtcatcaaTGTATTTCAAGATcgcatttttacattatttatctgTGCATAAAACTTTAAAAGAGTATGCCGATATACTTATGTGAAGGTTACCGTGTCAATTAATTACCTAGTGGTTTCTCATCAAGTCATCAAAGGGATTATAGTCTATCCAAAATAAGAACCGCCCTTAATGTAAACATTGGTCGAAGTACTCATgacgaaaggaaagaaagagtcctttacttttccttttttttcttggatatataaattatttcacaatttataGCAAAGACTTGGCTTATCTCTTCTTATTACTTAAAATAATGCACGACAGTGCCACATTAGtgtatatgtagctagtcggcgatgtatacaatggaggaggaaaggaactggccatcctatctcATTATCCcctgtcctagttgcctcataagtggtaccttcttggtatcactcgtgaggttcagaccctttttcggacaattgactaaacaacaaaaaacaatgttttatattattattattattattattattattattattattattattattattagtattagtattagtattattatttttattcatttttaaaattgaattacggtttatttaacgacgctcccaactgcagaggttatatcagcgttgccggtgtgccggagttttgtcccgcaggagttctttacatgccagtaaatctacttgaACGAGtatgttgcatttaaacacacttaaatgccatcaacctgggctgggatcgaacccgcaatctcgagtacagaaggccagggctataccgactacgctaccgaggccggcgttattattattattattattattattattattattattattattattattattattattcacatacaaatgtataatataatataaaaaaacacaaaaacacaatagAGTAGTAATAAAGTAGATACAGTAATATCGTGGCTCGTATGCTTGGTTTCTGCAAAATAGGAACTTCTCCGCAAGCTTGCAATGGAACTGTACCATAATTTTAGCTATTCTATTGCAAGATCTTTTAGACATGCTAAAAATTATGAGGTtttgtatatgaagaagtacTTTGTACTTCAGATATGGGATCTATATAGGCTAGTAATCGACAAGCGAAGGAAAAAGCATAAAATTATCGACCCAACCGTGCGATTCTAAAAATCTGTAAACCTAATAAATGAACAGAACGGTAGAAAAAATGTGCGCAAAGAAATAGaagctatgttgaaaagtgatagaaaagtctgtagattaaggtgATACGCCTGGTttacctaaaaaaaaaattaagatttataacatgactttcagtacgaccctcgtacaattttaaaaatgatgTGGACGCGACGAAACGAGCTATTCTATCTGAATGGCTGACAGCATATCATGGTTAGCTTAATCAGCTATTGCTAAAGGGCCTCTTTGTCGAGTGTGTGTGTTGTTTTGACCTTCGGCAATTTATTGTCTCCTCTTGCCTCAAGTATCATAAGTTTCACGAAGTTGCACAAGCTCATGCGGCAAGTCAGTGGCATTGTGGTGCGATTGCGTCTTCCAGAAGTTTTCAGAATTTTATGGACAGAAAACAAGTCAATGTACACGAAGCTTTGCGTTCTGCTATATCATAAGGAAGTTGAAGAGAACAGAGCGAAACTTAGTTCAAGTATGTCAACTATTTTGTTTTTTTGGAAGCATGATCACTCTGTTTTACTTTTCTGTTGCATTTTTTAATGAAATCCGGAGACAAAGTTTTAAAGGAACATTTGGAGACGGGAGCAAAATCTTTTTGTACATATCACATCAGATccaaaatgaattaattgaaacTTGTTCTGATG includes the following:
- the LOC138691030 gene encoding cuticle protein 19-like: MATLTIAAVLLVLCAASFGDHHEEHHHAHPKYEFKYGVKDPHTHDIKEQAEKRDGHKVEGHYMLVEPDGTIRTVHYNADKHTGFHAHVHRAGHAIHPIHHEKKVETHHHKSEEGESHHKASSYSNSHLHV